The following proteins are co-located in the Hemitrygon akajei chromosome 25, sHemAka1.3, whole genome shotgun sequence genome:
- the LOC140716355 gene encoding hepatocyte nuclear factor 3-alpha-like isoform X1: MLGSVKMESHEIPEWTSLYSDPGEIYPAVSNMNPSLGSMNSYMSVNSMGSVGNLSPASLNVSYTNLSPPLSVLPSTVSPITNGLSSVQSSISPGIGPPGGQTAPINSMSPYQTVNQPLGSLAYSPGLGRGKEVKSYRRNFSHAKPPYSYISLITMAIQQAPSKMLTLNEIYQWIMDLFPYYRDNQQRWQNSIRHSLSFNDCFVKVPRSPDKPGKGSYWALHPDSGNMFENGCYLRRQKRFKCQKEKLASRSGLEQASKGLEAGQDGKTPSPSSESSQSDTSPGSEEQTTLTELRCQRVEGSNPAAAASPAPLPQAMTHPLLTPPMQHLPDLQSELKMDPHYSFNHPFSITNLMSSEQSHKIDLKLYEQPLHYGNTYNSLLSKAGFETPSPINDSCPYYQVMYNRSVLNTS; this comes from the coding sequence atcTACCCTGCAGTGAGCAACATGAACCCCAGCCTGGGGTCAATGAACAGCTACATGAGCGTGAACTCCATGGGCTCCGTCGGGAACCTGTCGCCCGCCTCGCTCAACGTGTCCTACACCAACCTGAGCCCCCCGCTCTCTGTGCTACCCTCCACCGTCAGCCCCATCACCAACGGCCTCTCGTCCGTGCAGAGCTCCATCAGCCCGGGCATTGGACCTCCGGGAGGTCAGACTGCCCCCATCAACTCCATGTCCCCTTACCAGACGGTCAACCAGCCTCTGGGCTCACTGGCTTACTCACCGGGGCTGGGCAGAGGGAAGGAAGTCAAATCTTACCGCAGGAACTTCAGTCACGCCAAGCCTCCGTATTCCTACATCTCCCTGATCACCATGGCGATCCAACAAGCCCCCAGCAAGATGCTGACCCTAAATGAGATCTACCAGTGGATCATGGACCTCTTCCCGTACTACAGGGATAACCAGCAGCGCTGGCAAAACTCCATCCGCCACTCGCTCTCCTTCAATGACTGCTTTGTCAAAGTGCCCCGCTCTCCAGATAAACCGGGCAAAGGCTCCTACTGGGCTCTGCACCCAGACTCGGGCAACATGTTCGAGAACGGCTGCTACCTGCGCCGCCAGAAGCGCTTCAAGTgtcagaaggagaagctggccTCGCGCTCTGGCCTGGAGCAGGCTTCCAAGGGACTGGAGGCCGGACAGGACGGCAAGACCCCCAGCCCCAGCTCGGAGTCCAGCCAGTCAGACACCTCGCCAGGATCGGAAGAGCAGACGACTCTGACCGAGCTGCGGTGCCAGAGGGTAGAGGGTTCCAACCCGGCGGCTGCTGCTTCGCCTGCCCCACTGCCACAGGCCATGACCCACCCCCTGCTGACGCCCCCCATGCAGcacctgcctgacctgcagagtgagCTAAAGATGGACCCTCACTACAGCTTCAACCACCCCTTCTCAATCACCAACCTGATGTCCTCCGAGCAGTCACACAAGATTGACCTGAAGCTCTACGAGCAGCCTCTTCACTACGGCAACACGTACAACTCACTGCTGAGCAAGGCCGGCTTTGAAACTCCCAGCCCAATTAATGATTCCTGTCCCTACTATCAGGTGATGTACAACAGGTCCGTACTGAACACATCGTAA
- the LOC140716355 gene encoding forkhead box protein A2-A-like isoform X2 — MNPSLGSMNSYMSVNSMGSVGNLSPASLNVSYTNLSPPLSVLPSTVSPITNGLSSVQSSISPGIGPPGGQTAPINSMSPYQTVNQPLGSLAYSPGLGRGKEVKSYRRNFSHAKPPYSYISLITMAIQQAPSKMLTLNEIYQWIMDLFPYYRDNQQRWQNSIRHSLSFNDCFVKVPRSPDKPGKGSYWALHPDSGNMFENGCYLRRQKRFKCQKEKLASRSGLEQASKGLEAGQDGKTPSPSSESSQSDTSPGSEEQTTLTELRCQRVEGSNPAAAASPAPLPQAMTHPLLTPPMQHLPDLQSELKMDPHYSFNHPFSITNLMSSEQSHKIDLKLYEQPLHYGNTYNSLLSKAGFETPSPINDSCPYYQVMYNRSVLNTS, encoded by the coding sequence ATGAACCCCAGCCTGGGGTCAATGAACAGCTACATGAGCGTGAACTCCATGGGCTCCGTCGGGAACCTGTCGCCCGCCTCGCTCAACGTGTCCTACACCAACCTGAGCCCCCCGCTCTCTGTGCTACCCTCCACCGTCAGCCCCATCACCAACGGCCTCTCGTCCGTGCAGAGCTCCATCAGCCCGGGCATTGGACCTCCGGGAGGTCAGACTGCCCCCATCAACTCCATGTCCCCTTACCAGACGGTCAACCAGCCTCTGGGCTCACTGGCTTACTCACCGGGGCTGGGCAGAGGGAAGGAAGTCAAATCTTACCGCAGGAACTTCAGTCACGCCAAGCCTCCGTATTCCTACATCTCCCTGATCACCATGGCGATCCAACAAGCCCCCAGCAAGATGCTGACCCTAAATGAGATCTACCAGTGGATCATGGACCTCTTCCCGTACTACAGGGATAACCAGCAGCGCTGGCAAAACTCCATCCGCCACTCGCTCTCCTTCAATGACTGCTTTGTCAAAGTGCCCCGCTCTCCAGATAAACCGGGCAAAGGCTCCTACTGGGCTCTGCACCCAGACTCGGGCAACATGTTCGAGAACGGCTGCTACCTGCGCCGCCAGAAGCGCTTCAAGTgtcagaaggagaagctggccTCGCGCTCTGGCCTGGAGCAGGCTTCCAAGGGACTGGAGGCCGGACAGGACGGCAAGACCCCCAGCCCCAGCTCGGAGTCCAGCCAGTCAGACACCTCGCCAGGATCGGAAGAGCAGACGACTCTGACCGAGCTGCGGTGCCAGAGGGTAGAGGGTTCCAACCCGGCGGCTGCTGCTTCGCCTGCCCCACTGCCACAGGCCATGACCCACCCCCTGCTGACGCCCCCCATGCAGcacctgcctgacctgcagagtgagCTAAAGATGGACCCTCACTACAGCTTCAACCACCCCTTCTCAATCACCAACCTGATGTCCTCCGAGCAGTCACACAAGATTGACCTGAAGCTCTACGAGCAGCCTCTTCACTACGGCAACACGTACAACTCACTGCTGAGCAAGGCCGGCTTTGAAACTCCCAGCCCAATTAATGATTCCTGTCCCTACTATCAGGTGATGTACAACAGGTCCGTACTGAACACATCGTAA